The nucleotide window CCGCGAAGCGCTAACTTTGGGGGCGGCGTCACCCCGGACGCCGATGAGAGGAGCCCCCATGGACCAGCAGCAGATCGACCTCGTGCAGACGAGCTTCGCGAAAGTCGCCCCGATCGCCGACACCGCCTCGGCCCTGTTCTACGACGACCTCTTCGAGCGGGCCCCGGGCGTGCGCCCGCTGTTCTCCGAGGACCTCACCGAGCAGCGCCGCAAGCTCATGCAGATGCTCGGTTTCGCCGTCGCCGGCCTCAGCGACTGGGAGCAGGCCGTGCCGGCCGTCCGCGAGCTCGGCGCCCGTCACTCCTCCTACGGGGCCGAGCCGGCCCACTTCGCCGCGGTCGGCGCGTCGCTGCTCGCCACCCTCGAGAAGGGCCTCGGCGACGACTTCACCCCCGAGGTGCGCGAGGCGTGGACGACGGCGTTCGGGATCATCGCCGCGGAGATGCAGGCCGGAATGGAGTCGCAGGCGGCCTGACGCCCGCCCGCGGAGACCGGGAGGCCGCATGGACGAGGCGACGCCGATCCTCTTCGACCTCCCGCTCCGCGGCCGCATGCTCGTGCAGAACAGCCCGGCCCGGCGCATCCCGAGCCACGGCACGACCCTGTTCGGCACGAGCCACGCCGTCGACCTCGTCCCCGTCGACGAACACGGGCGATCCGCGCCCCGCGACGTCCGCAGCCTCGTCGCGCTCGAACCGCCCGAACGCTTCCTCGGGTTCGGGATGCCGGTGCTCGCCCCTGCGGCCGGCTCCGTCGTCGCCGCCCACGACGCCGAAGCCGATCACGAGGCGCGCCGTTCGCCGTTCGTGCTCGTGCCGTACGCGCTCACGCAGGCCGAGCGCGTTCGCGAGGGCATCACCGGGCTCGCCGGCAACCACGTGGTCGTCGCGCTCGGCCCGGCCGGCCCGTTCGCGCTGATCGCGCATCTGCGCCGCGGCACGCTGCGGGTCGGGATCGGGGAGACGATCGCGGCCGGCGATGCGATCGGCGAATGCGGCAATTCGGGCAACAGCACCGAGCCGCACGTGCACGTGCAGCTGAGCGACACGGACGACTGGGCGAGAGCCCGCGGGGTGCCGTTCGCGTTCCGGCGGTACCGTGATGCCGGCGGCGCCGTGATCCGGGGCGGGATGCCCGGCGAGCGGGAGGTCGTCGAGGCCGTCTGAGCCGGGTGCGCCGCCCGCATCCGCCGACCGGATTTGACCTCAACCTGGCTTGAGGTCGTAGGGTCGCAGCATGCTCCACCCCGAGACCGCCCGATGACCTACGTCATCGCTCTTCCCTGTGTCGACGTCAAAGACCGTGCGTGCGTCGATGAATGCCCCGTGGACTGCATCTACGAGGGCGAGCGTTCGCTCTACATCCACCCCGACGAATGCGTCGACTGCGGCGCATGCGAGCCGGTCTGCCCGGTCGAGGCGATCTCCTACGAGGACGACCTGCCCGAGGAATGGGCCGACTACTACAAGGCCAACGTCGAGTTCTTCGACGAGATCGGCTCGCCCGGCGGCGCCGCGAAGCTCGGGGTCGTGCCGAAGGACCACCCGCTCGTCGCCGCTCTTCCGCCCCAGGGCGACGCCTCGTGAGCGGCAGTGCCGCGGCATCCGGGGTGCGGGTGCCGGCCGCGCCGGCCGGCACCCCCGAAGCCGTCGACGCCTTCAAACTCGCCTTCCGCGCCCACCCCGCCGGCATCGCGCTCATCACCGCCGAGGGCGATGACGGGCCGGTCGGCCTCACGGCATCCAGCGTCGCCTCGGTCGCCGTCGACCCGCTCGCGCTCGCGTTCTCGGTCACCCGCGCCACCGGCAGCGCCGGCGGCATCCTCCGCGCCCCGGGATTCGTCGTGCACCTCCTCGGCGCCGACCACATCGCCCTGGC belongs to Agromyces archimandritae and includes:
- a CDS encoding globin family protein, with amino-acid sequence MDQQQIDLVQTSFAKVAPIADTASALFYDDLFERAPGVRPLFSEDLTEQRRKLMQMLGFAVAGLSDWEQAVPAVRELGARHSSYGAEPAHFAAVGASLLATLEKGLGDDFTPEVREAWTTAFGIIAAEMQAGMESQAA
- a CDS encoding M23 family metallopeptidase produces the protein MDEATPILFDLPLRGRMLVQNSPARRIPSHGTTLFGTSHAVDLVPVDEHGRSAPRDVRSLVALEPPERFLGFGMPVLAPAAGSVVAAHDAEADHEARRSPFVLVPYALTQAERVREGITGLAGNHVVVALGPAGPFALIAHLRRGTLRVGIGETIAAGDAIGECGNSGNSTEPHVHVQLSDTDDWARARGVPFAFRRYRDAGGAVIRGGMPGEREVVEAV
- the fdxA gene encoding ferredoxin, which translates into the protein MTYVIALPCVDVKDRACVDECPVDCIYEGERSLYIHPDECVDCGACEPVCPVEAISYEDDLPEEWADYYKANVEFFDEIGSPGGAAKLGVVPKDHPLVAALPPQGDAS
- a CDS encoding flavin reductase family protein is translated as MPAAPAGTPEAVDAFKLAFRAHPAGIALITAEGDDGPVGLTASSVASVAVDPLALAFSVTRATGSAGGILRAPGFVVHLLGADHIALAETFARSGTERFTPEQGWRRLPTGEPHLPGARVAFRCRSLAVTPVGSSSLVLAEVLEVLPGEAGAAVVYHDRRFVPLE